A genome region from Akkermansiaceae bacterium includes the following:
- the thiS gene encoding sulfur carrier protein ThiS, whose protein sequence is MSIQLNGKPHPLTAPITLSALLESLGLGGKPVVAELNGQPVLPRNFPSSQIQPGDSLEIITLAAGG, encoded by the coding sequence ATGAGCATCCAACTCAACGGCAAGCCCCATCCCCTCACCGCACCCATCACCCTCTCCGCCCTGCTGGAGTCACTGGGGCTGGGCGGGAAACCCGTCGTCGCGGAGCTCAACGGCCAGCCCGTCCTGCCAAGAAATTTCCCCAGCTCCCAAATCCAGCCCGGAGACTCCCTGGAAATCATCACCCTCGCGGCAGGCGGGTGA
- a CDS encoding alkylphosphonate utilization protein produces the protein MSAIPCPFCSMDEVLTFPGRHECLTCGHEWALDKKTSDAPSAGRIVKDAHGTVLLNGDIVAMVADLKLKGTSETLKIGTKSKPIRLVDGDHEIDCRMNGLSIALKACYVKKVTR, from the coding sequence ATGTCCGCGATTCCCTGCCCGTTCTGCTCCATGGACGAAGTCCTGACCTTCCCAGGTCGCCACGAATGCCTCACCTGCGGCCACGAATGGGCCTTGGACAAGAAAACCTCGGATGCCCCATCCGCTGGGCGCATCGTCAAGGACGCCCATGGCACTGTCCTGCTCAACGGCGATATCGTCGCCATGGTCGCCGATCTCAAGCTCAAGGGCACCTCCGAAACCCTGAAAATCGGCACGAAATCCAAGCCCATCCGGCTCGTGGACGGCGACCATGAGATCGATTGCCGGATGAACGGCCTGTCGATCGCACTCAAAGCCTGCTACGTGAAAAAGGTCACCAGATAG
- the tgt gene encoding tRNA guanosine(34) transglycosylase Tgt, whose product MPFVLQATDGSARAGTLTLPHGEVKTPVFMPVGTQGSVKTLHPAELEELGAQIILGNTYHLWLRPGHELIRQMGGLHDFTTWQKPMLTDSGGFQVWSLAKMRKITEEGVRFQSHLDGSKMMLTPELSMDIQAALGSDIAMLFDECPPYPCDEIYAEKSLSLTTRWAKRCKDWVSANQPLTAGKPQHHFGIVQGSIYAHLRERSAKELVALGFDGYAIGGVSVGEPEEEMFRAIDNTVPFLPADKPRYAMGLGTPPQILEMIGRGVDMFDCVMPTRIARHGVAFTLDGPIHIKNLVHATDPRPLCESSHPHVARFSRSYIRHLFRAGEILALRLLSFHNLHFYLSLTSQARLAIGAGTYSAFKEQFTKRYNANHTEP is encoded by the coding sequence ATGCCCTTCGTTCTCCAAGCCACCGACGGCTCCGCCCGCGCCGGGACACTGACACTCCCACACGGCGAGGTGAAAACCCCTGTTTTCATGCCCGTCGGCACCCAGGGATCCGTAAAGACCCTCCATCCCGCCGAGCTGGAGGAACTCGGTGCCCAGATCATACTCGGGAACACCTACCATCTCTGGCTCCGCCCCGGCCACGAGCTGATCCGCCAGATGGGCGGCCTCCACGATTTCACCACCTGGCAGAAGCCCATGCTCACCGACTCAGGCGGTTTCCAGGTATGGTCACTCGCCAAGATGCGCAAGATCACCGAGGAGGGCGTCCGTTTCCAATCCCACCTCGACGGCTCGAAAATGATGCTCACCCCCGAGCTTTCCATGGACATCCAGGCCGCCCTCGGCTCGGACATCGCCATGCTCTTCGACGAATGCCCGCCCTACCCCTGCGATGAGATCTATGCTGAAAAATCCCTCTCCCTGACCACCCGCTGGGCGAAGCGCTGCAAGGATTGGGTTTCGGCAAACCAGCCGCTCACCGCCGGGAAACCGCAGCACCACTTCGGCATCGTCCAAGGCTCCATCTACGCCCACCTCCGCGAGCGATCCGCCAAGGAACTCGTCGCGCTCGGCTTCGACGGCTATGCGATCGGCGGCGTCTCCGTCGGCGAACCGGAGGAGGAGATGTTCCGCGCCATCGACAACACCGTCCCTTTCCTCCCCGCCGACAAGCCCCGCTACGCCATGGGCCTTGGCACACCACCGCAGATCCTGGAAATGATCGGACGCGGCGTGGATATGTTCGATTGTGTCATGCCGACGCGGATCGCCCGCCACGGGGTCGCCTTCACCCTGGACGGCCCCATCCACATCAAGAACCTCGTACACGCCACCGACCCGCGACCGCTCTGCGAATCGAGCCACCCGCACGTCGCGAGGTTTTCCCGATCCTACATCCGGCACCTCTTCCGGGCGGGCGAAATCCTCGCTTTACGGTTGCTTTCCTTCCACAATCTGCATTTCTACCTGTCCCTCACAAGTCAGGCGCGCCTGGCCATCGGGGCGGGCACATACTCCGCCTTCAAGGAACAATTCACCAAACGCTACAACGCCAACCATACCGAACCATGA
- the yajC gene encoding preprotein translocase subunit YajC, translating into MISLPNILAAAGQPAPGGLQGFLGSGMMLPILMVVMFYFLLIRPQQRQRKEQAARIASLASGAKVITTAGLHGIVHNVKENTVMVKVAEGTILEFDKAAIASVTKKESKEA; encoded by the coding sequence ATGATTTCACTACCCAACATCCTCGCCGCAGCAGGCCAACCCGCACCCGGCGGACTCCAGGGCTTCCTCGGCAGCGGCATGATGCTCCCCATCCTCATGGTGGTGATGTTCTATTTCCTGCTCATCCGCCCCCAGCAGCGCCAGCGCAAGGAGCAGGCGGCACGCATCGCGTCCCTCGCCAGCGGCGCAAAGGTCATCACCACGGCAGGCCTCCACGGCATCGTCCACAACGTAAAGGAAAACACCGTCATGGTGAAAGTCGCGGAAGGAACCATCCTTGAGTTCGACAAGGCCGCCATCGCATCCGTCACCAAAAAGGAATCCAAGGAAGCCTAA
- the secD gene encoding protein translocase subunit SecD: MLAIVFFKDPLVLFLTGITLLFLFFWYFATEIERRKRNVGTLLIIGIAALCSLAVYESGLKGGIDIVGGSSFHLRIQPKENEQGEKMPVTTEQVEEAMRVIGGRLDPMGKTEPLITRQGDDGILVQMPGVETEESEEIRKTLETVAKLELREVSPRNSEPGADGKPLAQRVLDGDEIVPGYRAYELTQKDDDGNEFTTPILLNRRAALGGSDIVFATPSPSRSDAVDITLNGEGTDKMIALTQNMRPNIDRIAIVLDGVVLSAPVVQSVPLGKNFVINGLDKPGETKTLANALMNPLENPLVVEQESRVSPTLGSAFVKQGIFSGLAGLAATALFIFIYYRVAGLVALVALLINSIILFGVMAMFGFTFSLPGIAGLILTIGMAVDANVIIYERLREEIENGKSLKNAISTAYEKAFSSILDANLTTLIACIILIAMASGSIKGFAITLTIGLVASMFSAILGTRVLFRWGIDTGLLRKLSFLNLIKSANFDFLGKAKACAVFSGILFAVSIATFAVKRDAALGIDFTGGTVITFQIGDKEVPLDEVNAALQTADLTRQAFPQEQVIPGSGNLLTVRADSADTDKIIAALRSEMPLLAEMGDDGKHLIADPSIEEVSASLGGSFLREAIIALSVGIIGIFAYIVLRFEFSFAVGAIVAVLHDILIAVGVVVLIGEQLTQIHVAAILTIAGYSINDTIIVFDRIRETVLIRTGEIRDVMNDAINQTLSRTILTSSTTIFTVIILAIFGGAALRDFSMTILVGLGIGTYSSIFVAAPIVLWWSSRKGGNLRKDVLATTLAAETMKAD; this comes from the coding sequence ATGCTCGCCATCGTCTTTTTCAAGGATCCGCTCGTCCTATTCCTCACAGGCATCACACTCCTGTTCCTGTTCTTCTGGTATTTCGCCACGGAAATCGAGCGCAGGAAACGGAACGTCGGAACCCTCCTCATCATCGGTATCGCCGCGCTATGCTCGCTTGCCGTCTATGAGTCCGGACTCAAGGGCGGCATCGACATCGTCGGCGGATCATCCTTCCACCTCCGCATCCAGCCAAAGGAAAACGAGCAGGGAGAAAAAATGCCGGTTACCACCGAACAGGTCGAGGAGGCGATGCGCGTCATCGGCGGGCGCCTCGATCCCATGGGGAAGACCGAACCCCTCATCACCCGCCAGGGCGATGACGGCATCCTTGTCCAGATGCCCGGCGTGGAAACCGAGGAATCAGAGGAAATCCGCAAGACCCTGGAAACCGTCGCAAAACTCGAACTGCGGGAAGTTTCCCCGAGGAACTCGGAACCCGGCGCCGATGGGAAACCCCTTGCCCAGCGCGTCCTTGACGGGGATGAGATCGTCCCGGGCTACCGCGCCTACGAACTCACCCAAAAGGACGACGATGGCAATGAGTTCACCACCCCCATCCTGCTGAACCGCCGCGCCGCCCTGGGTGGCTCGGACATCGTTTTCGCCACCCCCTCCCCTTCCCGTTCCGATGCCGTGGACATCACCCTCAACGGCGAGGGCACCGACAAGATGATTGCCCTCACGCAGAACATGCGCCCGAACATCGACCGCATCGCCATCGTCCTTGATGGGGTCGTGCTCAGCGCCCCGGTCGTGCAGAGCGTCCCTCTCGGCAAGAACTTCGTAATCAACGGCCTGGACAAACCCGGCGAGACCAAGACCCTCGCCAACGCCCTGATGAATCCCCTGGAGAACCCTCTCGTGGTCGAGCAGGAAAGCAGGGTCTCGCCCACCCTCGGATCCGCCTTCGTGAAACAGGGCATTTTCTCCGGTCTTGCGGGACTCGCCGCCACCGCCCTGTTCATCTTCATCTATTACCGCGTCGCCGGCCTTGTCGCCCTGGTGGCCCTTCTCATCAACTCCATCATACTTTTCGGCGTGATGGCCATGTTCGGCTTCACCTTCTCCCTTCCCGGCATCGCCGGCCTCATCCTCACCATCGGCATGGCCGTGGATGCGAACGTGATCATCTACGAACGGCTGCGCGAGGAAATCGAAAACGGGAAATCCCTCAAGAACGCCATTAGCACAGCCTACGAGAAAGCCTTTTCCTCCATCCTCGATGCGAACCTCACCACCCTGATCGCCTGCATCATCCTCATCGCCATGGCCAGCGGAAGCATCAAGGGCTTCGCCATCACGCTCACCATCGGCCTGGTCGCCTCGATGTTCTCCGCCATCCTCGGCACCCGCGTCCTTTTCCGCTGGGGCATCGACACAGGCCTGCTCCGAAAGCTCTCCTTCCTCAACCTGATCAAGTCTGCGAACTTCGATTTCCTCGGCAAAGCCAAGGCCTGCGCTGTCTTTTCCGGCATTCTTTTCGCCGTCTCCATCGCGACTTTCGCGGTGAAACGGGATGCCGCACTTGGCATCGACTTCACCGGCGGCACCGTGATCACCTTCCAGATCGGCGACAAGGAAGTGCCACTCGATGAGGTCAACGCCGCGCTGCAAACCGCCGATCTGACCCGCCAGGCTTTCCCACAGGAGCAGGTCATCCCCGGCAGCGGCAACCTCCTCACCGTGCGTGCCGACAGCGCGGATACCGACAAGATCATCGCGGCACTCCGCTCGGAAATGCCCCTCCTTGCCGAAATGGGGGATGACGGCAAGCACCTCATCGCAGACCCCTCCATCGAGGAGGTTTCCGCATCGCTCGGGGGGAGTTTCCTCAGGGAGGCCATCATCGCCCTGAGCGTCGGCATCATCGGCATCTTCGCCTACATCGTGTTGCGCTTCGAGTTCTCCTTCGCCGTAGGCGCGATCGTCGCCGTCCTCCACGACATACTCATCGCGGTAGGTGTGGTCGTCCTGATCGGCGAGCAGCTCACCCAAATCCATGTCGCGGCCATCCTGACCATCGCCGGCTACTCCATCAACGACACCATCATCGTCTTCGACCGCATCCGCGAAACCGTCCTCATTCGCACCGGCGAAATCCGCGACGTGATGAATGATGCGATCAACCAGACCCTCTCTCGCACCATCCTGACCTCATCGACCACGATCTTCACGGTCATCATCCTGGCAATCTTCGGCGGCGCAGCGCTGCGCGATTTCTCCATGACCATCCTCGTGGGACTCGGCATCGGAACATATTCCTCGATCTTCGTCGCCGCACCAATCGTCCTCTGGTGGTCTTCGCGCAAGGGCGGCAACCTCCGCAAGGACGTGTTGGCCACCACCCTCGCCGCAGAAACCATGAAAGCGGATTGA
- a CDS encoding extracellular solute-binding protein: MKARLIGILGLLGLIVALPLVMKRESETASPASADDSLVILSPHNESIRKEYGEAFAAWWKKERGRSIYVDWRTPGGTSEIRMVIDAGFKAAEETGRDGIGVDLFFGGGEPDFAGQAKLGRFVPLDVFSDQPELFGANGVIPEVYTGERYYAEDGVWVGTCMSQFGICYNPDFLERLGISAPKEWRDLGDERYAGSLALADPTKSGSVARTFELLVQGEMQKSMVAGRTAEEGWEGGLRLIQRMAANARYFTDSASKIPHDVGQGNAAAGMCIDFYGRSYADELMTKDGKPRVVWIAPKGGTTMSADPIAVLKGAPNGEIAQEFVKFCLSREAQRLWFQKPGTAGGPLERALHRTPIRRDMYVSDILPLTTMPTGNPYEDDGNFTYDRALTGRVFNTLRQLVKAMCIDSHEEMKLAWQAIIAAGMPEDALAVFLDVSMVSYSISGQGDPGLDSRDSMVQAQRMQELGEAFRANYRKARDMAEASAGR, translated from the coding sequence ATGAAAGCGCGATTGATCGGTATCCTCGGTTTGCTCGGGCTGATCGTCGCGCTGCCGCTGGTGATGAAACGGGAGAGCGAAACGGCATCGCCCGCATCCGCCGATGACAGCCTGGTGATCCTTTCCCCGCACAATGAATCGATACGCAAGGAGTATGGCGAGGCCTTCGCTGCTTGGTGGAAGAAGGAAAGGGGGCGCTCGATCTATGTCGATTGGCGGACGCCGGGCGGGACTTCCGAGATACGCATGGTGATCGATGCGGGTTTCAAGGCGGCTGAGGAGACGGGACGAGACGGGATAGGAGTGGATCTGTTTTTCGGAGGGGGAGAGCCGGATTTCGCGGGTCAGGCGAAACTCGGCAGATTTGTTCCGCTGGATGTCTTTTCAGATCAACCGGAGCTGTTCGGGGCGAATGGCGTGATTCCAGAAGTGTACACCGGTGAGAGATATTACGCGGAGGACGGGGTATGGGTTGGGACCTGCATGTCGCAGTTCGGTATCTGCTACAATCCGGATTTCCTGGAACGGCTTGGGATTTCCGCCCCTAAGGAGTGGCGGGATCTGGGGGATGAGAGGTATGCGGGCAGCCTGGCACTGGCGGATCCGACGAAGAGCGGATCGGTGGCGCGGACGTTTGAGCTATTGGTCCAGGGCGAGATGCAGAAATCCATGGTGGCAGGGAGGACTGCCGAGGAGGGCTGGGAAGGAGGGTTGCGGTTGATCCAGCGCATGGCCGCAAACGCCCGCTACTTCACCGACAGTGCATCGAAGATCCCGCACGATGTGGGGCAGGGGAATGCGGCGGCGGGGATGTGCATCGATTTCTATGGCAGAAGCTATGCGGATGAACTCATGACGAAGGATGGCAAGCCAAGGGTCGTATGGATCGCCCCCAAGGGCGGGACGACAATGAGCGCGGATCCCATCGCGGTGCTTAAAGGCGCCCCGAATGGGGAGATTGCGCAGGAATTCGTGAAATTCTGCCTCAGCCGTGAGGCGCAGCGGCTGTGGTTCCAGAAACCCGGCACCGCAGGCGGCCCCTTGGAGCGCGCCCTCCACCGCACGCCGATACGACGCGATATGTATGTGTCCGATATCCTGCCCTTGACAACGATGCCCACTGGCAATCCGTATGAGGACGATGGCAATTTCACCTACGACCGCGCCCTGACGGGCAGGGTGTTCAACACCTTGCGGCAGCTGGTGAAGGCGATGTGCATCGACTCCCACGAGGAGATGAAGCTGGCGTGGCAGGCGATCATTGCGGCGGGGATGCCGGAGGATGCGCTGGCCGTTTTCCTTGATGTTTCCATGGTCTCTTACTCCATCTCCGGTCAGGGCGATCCGGGACTTGATAGCAGGGACTCCATGGTGCAGGCACAGCGGATGCAGGAGCTTGGCGAGGCATTCCGTGCAAACTACCGCAAGGCGCGGGACATGGCGGAGGCATCTGCGGGCAGGTGA
- the ribF gene encoding riboflavin biosynthesis protein RibF, with amino-acid sequence MQTRIDKLGDLAGIEGPLHLALGVFDGVHAGHQAVISRAVEAAREGGGKSFVVTFSPHPIRVIAPGKAPASLLATLDDKAEVLGALGVDGLLVIRFDEEFAKTSAEHFVRGICAGNVATIAVGEDWRFGSKRLGDVEMLRRMGGELGFKLEAVAPVMWDGERISSTRIRQAVRDGNFDAVETMLGRPYEVSGMVIEGRKLGRGLGFPTANISVGDQQLPRDGVWAVECGGLRGVANLGVRPTVGGGERLLEVHLFGFSGDLYGSVLKVRFGKFLREERKFASVDELRAQIALDVAAAR; translated from the coding sequence ATGCAAACCCGCATCGATAAGCTTGGGGATCTGGCGGGGATTGAAGGCCCGCTGCATCTGGCGCTTGGGGTTTTCGATGGGGTTCATGCCGGGCACCAGGCGGTGATTTCGCGTGCCGTGGAGGCTGCCCGCGAGGGTGGCGGGAAATCGTTTGTGGTGACATTCTCGCCGCACCCCATCCGGGTGATCGCGCCGGGCAAAGCACCGGCCTCGCTGCTGGCCACGCTGGATGACAAGGCGGAGGTGCTGGGGGCGCTGGGTGTGGACGGGCTGCTGGTCATCCGCTTCGACGAGGAGTTCGCGAAGACGTCCGCAGAGCATTTCGTGAGAGGCATCTGTGCGGGGAATGTGGCCACGATCGCGGTCGGAGAGGATTGGCGCTTCGGTAGCAAGCGGCTCGGTGATGTGGAGATGCTGCGCCGCATGGGTGGGGAATTGGGTTTCAAGCTTGAGGCGGTGGCACCCGTCATGTGGGATGGCGAACGAATCAGCAGCACCCGCATCCGCCAAGCGGTGCGCGATGGGAATTTCGATGCGGTCGAAACAATGCTGGGGCGTCCTTATGAGGTGTCGGGTATGGTCATCGAGGGGAGAAAGCTCGGCAGGGGGCTGGGTTTCCCGACAGCGAACATCAGTGTGGGCGATCAGCAGCTGCCCCGGGACGGCGTCTGGGCGGTGGAGTGCGGAGGGCTCCGCGGGGTGGCGAACCTTGGGGTCAGGCCGACCGTAGGCGGCGGCGAGCGGCTGCTGGAAGTGCATCTTTTCGGGTTTTCCGGTGATCTTTATGGGAGCGTTCTGAAAGTTCGTTTTGGGAAATTTCTGCGCGAAGAGAGGAAATTCGCGTCGGTCGATGAGCTGCGTGCACAGATTGCGCTGGATGTCGCGGCGGCGAGGTGA
- the truB gene encoding tRNA pseudouridine(55) synthase TruB encodes MRNKPEEYTGPSGVLLVDKAPDMTSHDVVAIARRALNTKKIGHCGTLDPMATGLLMLVIGRATKIQDLLMSEDKVYEGTLTLGERTSTQDRQGEVLETREVGDYTEAEIKAAFDAFTGDFEQMPPMVSAIKMDGVPLYKLARKGQEVERKLRPVRVTGYEVRRIALPEIDFRVDCSKGFYVRTYANDIGEKLGCGAHLSALRRTNSGKFTLDRSVTVAQLKEADPEVLMKALISLAEISLMRGA; translated from the coding sequence ATGAGAAACAAACCGGAAGAATACACAGGGCCGAGCGGCGTGCTGCTCGTTGACAAGGCCCCGGACATGACCTCGCACGATGTGGTGGCCATCGCCAGGCGCGCGCTGAACACGAAAAAGATCGGCCACTGCGGCACACTCGATCCGATGGCGACGGGGCTGCTGATGCTGGTGATCGGACGAGCGACGAAGATCCAGGATCTGCTGATGAGCGAGGACAAGGTCTATGAGGGCACGCTGACCCTCGGTGAGCGCACCAGCACCCAGGACAGGCAGGGCGAGGTTCTCGAAACGCGGGAGGTGGGCGATTACACGGAGGCGGAGATCAAGGCTGCGTTCGATGCGTTCACCGGTGACTTCGAGCAGATGCCACCCATGGTTTCCGCGATCAAGATGGACGGAGTGCCACTCTACAAGCTCGCCCGCAAGGGGCAGGAAGTGGAGCGCAAACTGCGCCCCGTGCGTGTCACCGGCTATGAGGTGAGGCGCATCGCGCTTCCGGAGATCGACTTCCGTGTGGATTGTTCCAAGGGCTTTTACGTAAGGACATACGCAAACGACATCGGCGAGAAGCTCGGCTGCGGCGCCCACCTGAGCGCGTTGCGCCGGACCAATTCCGGAAAATTCACGCTGGATCGCTCCGTGACGGTCGCACAGCTCAAGGAGGCCGATCCGGAGGTGCTGATGAAGGCACTGATATCGCTCGCTGAGATCTCGCTGATGAGGGGGGCGTGA
- a CDS encoding DHH family phosphoesterase, whose amino-acid sequence MKHSDETTRAKGFAEVGEVIAAHGSFIIMSHVRPDGDAIGSQIALGFSLMAMGKTVFLVNEDGVPESLEFLRGSEKVSRPPAEPLDVDCAIALDTATKPRLGDATLHAASKAKLWLNIDHHISNPAYGDVNVIDAGSPATGQIVYDLIKSLGYPLPDETRDSVYVAVSTDTGSFQYGSTTAATYEMAADLIRRGLDVGKINADTYDNSPFRKIELMRTLLNTLEISEDGKLAHWELRDAVRKDLNLKPDDSEGLIDLIRGVKGVRVAAFFEELEGGKIRVSMRSKDKGVNVCEVALQFGGGGHALAAGIRMAGPLEDAKTKVLAALSEALGAAA is encoded by the coding sequence ATGAAACATTCCGATGAAACAACGAGAGCCAAAGGCTTTGCCGAAGTGGGCGAGGTGATCGCCGCGCATGGCAGCTTCATCATCATGAGCCATGTGCGCCCGGACGGGGATGCGATCGGTTCCCAGATCGCGCTGGGATTTTCTCTCATGGCGATGGGGAAAACCGTTTTCCTGGTGAACGAGGACGGAGTGCCGGAGAGCCTGGAGTTCCTGCGGGGATCGGAAAAGGTGAGCCGCCCGCCCGCAGAGCCGCTGGATGTGGATTGTGCGATCGCCCTCGACACGGCGACCAAGCCGAGGCTCGGCGATGCCACCCTGCACGCCGCATCCAAGGCGAAGCTCTGGCTGAACATAGACCATCACATTTCCAATCCCGCCTACGGAGATGTCAATGTCATCGATGCGGGCAGCCCGGCCACAGGCCAGATCGTCTATGACCTGATCAAGTCGCTCGGATACCCGCTGCCGGATGAGACAAGGGACTCGGTCTACGTCGCCGTCTCCACGGATACCGGTTCCTTCCAGTATGGTTCGACGACGGCCGCCACCTATGAGATGGCGGCAGACCTGATACGCCGTGGCCTGGACGTCGGGAAAATCAACGCAGACACCTACGACAACAGCCCTTTCCGCAAGATCGAGCTGATGCGCACCCTGCTCAATACGCTGGAGATTTCCGAAGACGGGAAACTCGCCCACTGGGAGCTGCGGGACGCCGTCCGGAAGGATCTGAATCTGAAGCCGGATGACAGCGAGGGTTTGATCGATCTGATACGCGGGGTGAAAGGCGTGCGTGTCGCCGCGTTCTTCGAGGAGCTGGAGGGCGGCAAGATCCGCGTATCCATGCGTTCCAAGGACAAGGGAGTGAATGTCTGCGAAGTCGCCTTGCAATTCGGTGGCGGAGGCCATGCACTCGCCGCAGGCATCCGCATGGCCGGGCCGCTGGAAGACGCGAAGACCAAGGTGCTCGCAGCCCTTTCCGAGGCTCTCGGGGCGGCGGCCTGA
- the htpG gene encoding molecular chaperone HtpG, whose amino-acid sequence MSAPTTEKHVFQAEIQKLLDLVVHSLYTDKEIFLRELISNASDSMEKVRHLEGTEKDIKDAGEELSITLQLDKEAKTITLTDRGVGMTHDELVQNLGTIAHSGTKAFLEQLKETGGSPAGLIGQFGVGFYSAFMVADKVEVFSRSWKPGAQNLRWESDGKTGYEIEEVGELPRGVKIVLHLNDKSTDFTEEYKVKGLIERYSNFVGFPILLGGKRINEVEALWLKNKSEVTDEEYKAFYQFACKGFDEPSYRLHFSADAPIAINALIFAPGENPEKMGFGKVDGGVALYCKKVLIDPEPKGLLPEWLRFMKGVVDSADLPLNISRETMQDSALVRKLNGVISKRIIRMFEKEAESDPAKYRAFYAKFERFFKEGIATDYANKDALAKLLRFETSMTDAGEVCSLTDYAGRMKDGQETIYYLVGQNRDQIESGPYVEAFKARGLEVIYFTDAVDEYVVDSLGEFDGKKLASIRHAGAELGDLDAEGDALSAEQVTALCDFLKEQLGDGVTKVSSGKRLVDSPVIALVPEDGMSPQVRQMMKAMDENFKDEVKVELEINPRHTLIKKLAETREGNPEIAKLVASQLLDNALISAGLLDDARETIRRMNSLMEKAMG is encoded by the coding sequence ATGAGCGCACCGACCACCGAAAAACACGTATTCCAGGCCGAGATCCAGAAGCTTCTCGATCTCGTCGTCCACTCGCTTTACACTGACAAGGAAATTTTCCTGCGTGAGCTGATCTCCAACGCCTCCGACTCGATGGAGAAAGTCCGGCACCTCGAAGGGACGGAAAAGGACATCAAGGATGCCGGCGAGGAGCTGAGCATCACGCTCCAGCTCGACAAGGAGGCGAAGACCATCACCCTGACCGACCGCGGCGTTGGCATGACCCATGACGAGCTCGTGCAGAACCTCGGGACGATCGCCCATTCCGGCACCAAGGCCTTCCTGGAGCAGCTCAAGGAAACAGGCGGTAGTCCGGCGGGGCTGATCGGGCAGTTTGGGGTAGGGTTCTACTCGGCCTTCATGGTCGCCGACAAGGTGGAGGTGTTCAGCCGTTCCTGGAAGCCGGGAGCGCAGAACCTGCGCTGGGAGAGCGACGGCAAGACCGGCTATGAGATCGAGGAGGTCGGCGAGCTGCCGCGCGGGGTGAAGATCGTGCTGCACCTCAACGATAAGAGCACGGATTTCACCGAGGAATACAAGGTCAAGGGGCTCATCGAGCGATACAGCAATTTTGTCGGATTCCCCATCCTGCTTGGCGGCAAGCGGATCAACGAAGTCGAGGCGCTATGGCTGAAAAACAAATCGGAAGTCACCGATGAGGAATACAAGGCCTTCTACCAGTTCGCCTGCAAGGGCTTCGACGAGCCGAGCTACCGCCTTCATTTCTCGGCCGATGCGCCGATCGCCATCAACGCCCTGATTTTCGCGCCCGGCGAGAACCCCGAGAAAATGGGCTTCGGGAAAGTGGATGGCGGCGTCGCCCTCTACTGCAAGAAGGTGCTCATCGACCCCGAGCCGAAAGGCTTGCTGCCGGAATGGCTGCGCTTCATGAAAGGCGTGGTCGATAGCGCGGATCTGCCGCTCAACATATCACGCGAGACCATGCAGGACAGCGCCCTGGTGAGGAAACTCAACGGCGTGATCAGCAAGCGGATCATCAGGATGTTCGAGAAGGAAGCGGAGTCCGATCCGGCGAAATACCGTGCGTTCTACGCGAAGTTCGAGCGCTTCTTCAAGGAGGGCATCGCCACCGATTACGCGAACAAGGACGCGCTGGCGAAGCTGCTCCGCTTCGAGACATCCATGACCGATGCCGGTGAAGTTTGCAGCCTCACGGATTACGCCGGTCGCATGAAAGACGGCCAGGAAACGATCTACTATCTCGTCGGCCAGAACCGCGACCAGATCGAGAGCGGCCCCTATGTGGAGGCGTTCAAGGCGCGGGGGCTGGAGGTGATCTATTTCACCGATGCGGTGGACGAGTATGTGGTCGATTCGCTCGGCGAATTCGACGGCAAGAAGCTCGCGTCGATCCGCCATGCGGGGGCTGAGCTTGGGGATCTCGATGCGGAGGGCGATGCCCTTTCCGCGGAGCAGGTAACCGCGCTCTGCGATTTCCTGAAAGAGCAGCTAGGCGACGGTGTGACCAAGGTCTCCAGCGGCAAGCGCTTGGTGGACAGCCCGGTCATCGCACTCGTGCCCGAGGACGGCATGTCCCCGCAGGTTCGCCAGATGATGAAGGCGATGGACGAGAATTTCAAAGACGAGGTCAAGGTGGAGCTGGAGATCAATCCCCGCCACACGCTCATCAAAAAACTCGCCGAAACCCGCGAGGGCAACCCGGAGATCGCCAAGCTCGTCGCCTCCCAGTTGCTCGACAACGCCCTGATCTCCGCCGGGCTTCTCGACGACGCCCGCGAGACCATACGCCGCATGAACTCCCTCATGGAAAAGGCCATGGGCTGA